The genomic segment NNNNNNNNNNNNNNNNNNNNNNNNNNNNNNNNNNNNNNNNNNNNNNNNNNNNNNNNNNNNNNNNNNNNNNNNNNNNNNNNNNNNNNNNNNNNNNNNNNNNNNNNNNNNNNNNNNNNNNNNNNNNNNNNNNNNNNNNNNNNNNNNNNNNNNNNNNNNNNNNNNNNNNNNNNNNNNNNNNNNNNNNNNNNNNNNNNNNNNNNNNNNNNNNNNNNNNNNNNNNNNNNNNNNNNNNNNNNNNNNNNNNNNNNNNNNNNNNNNNNNNNNNNNNNNNNNNNNNNNNNNNNNNNNNNNNNNNNNNNNNNNNNNNNNNNNNNNNNNNNNNNNNNNNNNNNNNNNNNNNNNNNNNNNNNNNNNNNNNNNNNNNNNNNNNNNNNNNNNNNNNNNNNNNNNNNNNNNNNNNNNNNNNNNNNNNNNNNNNNNNNNNNNNNNNNNNNNNNNNNNNNNNNNNNNNNNNNNNNNNNNNNNNNNNNNNNNNNNNNNNNNNNNNNNNNNNNNNNNNNNNNNNNNNNNNNNNNNNNNNNNNNNNNNNNNNNNNNNNNNNNNNNNNNNNNNACGAGATTGACACCAACTCGGCATACTATGCTTACTTGCATACCAAGCGTCTAAACATCTACGGCGAGGATTGGCTATGGAGGATTGATTTCCTtgtcattcttttttgtttctctctattGTTGACCAATTTATCTTTTAGAGCTTTCTTTTGTATCACAAGCATATATTCTGCTAGGGTTTCAAAATCTTAATGAAACTCAGATCTGATTGTAATTAAGGACTTCATTATATATTCTTCTGGATTATTCAAATCATTGttgctttaaattttttttcttttcaatttccaTTCTTCGAACTATCAACATATCCAAGAGTTGTGATTCTTGtgtaaaacttttattttgtgtattaaATCATTAACCGTAAGTGAAAAATAATAGGTAAAATTTTTTCCTATAATCAAAGaagatcttttctcttctctatatACTGGAAAGTCGTAGCATCAATATATTGAATCTTGACGACACCATATATACTTTTCGTCTTTCGACGCGTAACATGGAATATTANGAGATGTGTTGTACGTAACGTAGTTCAAGATAGACTATAAGTCATCTGTACATAAGGGTAAAACAATTTAAATGCTTTCTGCTGCAAAACATTGATCAAACAGTTAATTTAAACATGTTTTGATTTAGCAATTTTACAGGTTTTCCATCAGGATTTAggagacaaagaaaaaggaaataaattaaagtctGTCTCTCCTAATTACTAAAGGAAATAAAGGTCGGTTTCTATACGTCCaacctctctatatatataaaacacacacaacataTATTTCAAATCATAAAACTATTCTCTCGAGATCTTTTTCTACATCATAGCCCTTatctacaacaaaaattaatgtaaacTAGATTGGGAGTAAGCAACGTTTTTTTCATTGTCTTCGTCGTCTTGCTTTTTGTGGGTGCTTCAGAGGCTCTCCGTCCTTGGAAAGTCCCGGTCATCATTCGTGATGGAGtccaaataaattattatcaaacTGAGGAATATGACCCAATCATGGAGAAGGCCGACTCGGCATCTTTTGGTGACCAAATCAACGAGATTGACACCAACTCGGCATACTATGCTTACTTGCATACCAAGCGTCTAAACATCTACGGCGAGGATTGGCTATGGAGGATTGATTTCCTtgtcattcttttttgtttctctctattGTTGACCAATTTATCTTTTAGAGCTTTCTTTTGTATCACAAGCATATATTCTGCTAGGGTTTCAAAATCTTAATGAAACTCAGATCTGATTGTAATTAAGGACTTCATTATATATTCTTCTGGATTATTCAAATCATTGttgctttaaattttttttcttttcaatttccaTTCTTCGAACTATCAACATATCCAAGAGTTGTGATTCTTGtgtaaaacttttattttgtgtattaaATCATTAACCGTAAGTGAAAAATAATAGGTAAAATTTTTTCCTATAATCAAAGaagatcttttctcttctctatatACTGGAAAGTCGTAGCATCAATATATTGAATCTTGACGACACCATATATACTTTTCGTCTTTCGACGCGTAACATGGAATATTAGAGATTACATAAAGAGTAGATTTTAATGATAGTGGATTTTAGTGAGATTACAAGAGTATAATAGTGGGGAAATACGAAATAGTACAGCAGCTACAGCTCCATGCACAAACAATTTATTCTAGAAACCCTTTTAATTAGCTCCCAAGTTCTGGTCCCAAATCTCATGGCACAACGTAACCTGCCACATGAGATcaattctatatattaatagagatcATATGATGTTTTAAAACGCAAATTTTGTGCTTACatgcatacaaaaaaatataaacgcatacaattttttttttttaatctttaccGATATTTCTAAGTTTTTGTACTACATTTTTGCAACATATATAGCTCTCTAGCGACACCTTCAGTTTTTTTACAAGATAAAAATCgtattattaaaaatggaaCTTCTCTATCAGACTTACTTCCACACTTGGTACCATGAGCTAGAGGCTTCCCACAAAAGGCAGAGACATGAACAACCTTATCCATGTCTATCATTTTTAGCACTGAAGCTGTGATACGGCCACACGCGCAAGAGATGTCTGATCTCTTAACGACTCTGCAGCACGCTGCGGAGGGGTTTACCATTGCGCCGGGACGCTGCACGTAGACGGCGCATTCTTTCATCAGACCTTCGATGTCACCTTGGCACGTGCCATGCCCTGGAACTAGTAGTGTTCCTGAAATTACAAGGATCATTGTGAGACAAATCAAAACACGAGAACCTATGGCCATTTTTGTTTGAATCTAGTGAGTGTAGCTTTGAGTTTTTGGTTAAAGAGAAGTTGTTCAGGGTCATATATATAGTGGCTTAGAGGGTTTAACGCGTTGTGCTGCATGTGAGGTTATCTTTTTTGTGTGCTGAGAGTACTGTAGACTTAAGTGGTTGCTCTTTTCCAATTGGTTTCATGTGACAAGAGACTTGCAATTTTCTGTGAGATTCTGATGAGTGTCCTCGTAATTAACTACAACTAACGTTACATGGCAGCCAATGCATGACACTTATATCTGAGATACATAAAGTAGTAAATgacaaaatagtatttatttatttatttttattttttttcaccgAAGTCAATttgtgacaaaaataaaaagaaagaaccaaagagacAAATTTGTGACAAATGACAACTATCAAAACgtaaatttttaattgaaccaaGTGATTCATGTTTCAAATTAAAAGCCTCTGAATCAGACGGAGGCTCTTACTCTTGACTCGTGACGTCATGATAGTCACTGAACAGGCGTAGTTTAgccaaaatccccaaattttgaaaattcccAACGAAACGCCtaaaagattttggtttgtcgAACCAAAAGATCAAACCTTTGCGTGAAATTTTCCCTCTTTTTCCGGCGACGAATACAGCCAGTCATCAAGGAATTAGAGAGATTCAGACTCTTTAGAGTGGTGTAGTGATGGATGACGAGAGACGGGCCGTACGGTGTCCTGAGAATCAAGGTTTAGCGGCTTATGTGTTGCAAAAGAAGCAAGAACACGCTGATAAGCCCAAAGGCTTGTCTGAGAATCTGGAGAGGACGTTTGTTAAGGCGTATAGAAATGTCTGCGACGCCAAGGATCCCATTAACACACTCAAAGACTTGTCGCAGATCAAGTATGTTTCttgctttctcttctcttcacttCTCTCCTATCGAATTTGGGTAAATGGGTCATTCGTTTTCTTGTTTGAAATGCCTTTTGTGTTCAATTTCTTATGGAAAGATGTGACCCCTTTGTGTTTTCTAGTTCGAGATTCTCGGATTTTTGGATCCTTAGGCTTTAGCTAAGGGTTCGTGTTTGTTTTGTCTGAAAATTGTAGTCATGTAGATAGATAGaatcatttgtttctttgtttcaagGGAAAGTGTTTGTTTATTAAGCCGTTGCAAGGCAAAGCAAATCTGATAGTGAGTGGTTTTTAGTTGTTGGGTGGCTTTGCTTCTATCTAACCAAGTAtctgttttgtgatttttgctGGGTTTGATGCATAGGGGCTTTGGCAAGTGGATGGTTAAGCTCATGAAAGGATATTTTGATGCTGGTGCTGAAGGTTCTGAGCAAGAAGATTTACCTGATAATCATGCTGGTAATGGAGTTGGGCTGTTCgctgtatatatattatgtggTTCACATGTGTTATCAATGTGATGTCTTTACGTATGGTGATTTTTGATCTGTCCAGGGAAAAAGGCCAATGGAAAGAAACGGTACATTCCGCAAAGAAACTCTGTGGCGTATGCATTACTAATAACCTTGCACAGGTTGGTTACATGGTTGTAATACTCACAAAATACTCTTTTCGTTCCTCTCTGTAAACCCTTTTTCAGGAcagttatgtttttcttttaccaGAAGGACAACAAATGGGAAAGAATTCATGCGTAAACAAGAGCTTATTGATGCTGCTGATGCGAGTGGGCTCTCACATGCTCCTGTTGGGTATGAATCAATGTTCCCAATCTCTAATCTGTTGGTTTTGTACCTAACTTCTGCTCTTATTCTTCCATTCTTGTCACTAGGCCAGAGAAAGGCAAAGGGAAAGCAGGAATTGGAAACTCTAAGAGGGAGTGGTATAGTGGATGGAGCTGTATGACCACACTTATACAGAAGGGATTAGTGGTCAAATCTAGCAACCCAGCCAAGTAAAAAACTCATATCTGAAACTCTTCCCTATAATTTAGGTGCTCTTGACTTGTATTTTTGTAGAGAAGTAGACCTTATCTTGAGactattgtttcttttcttagGTACATGCTGACAGTTGAAGGTCGGGAAGTTGCAAAGGAATGTATAGTGCGATCTGGATTACCTAATTCAGTTGACATCTTATCTGATGATGAAATGGATCCTGCAccgcaagcaaagaaaacaccgAATCAAAATCCCACCTGTTCTTTTACGTTGACAGAAGAACAGCTATATGCTGATCCCAGATCTAGGGCACAAGCAGCCATTCCAAACGATATTCTTGAaaaggtcatcatcatcataatgtTATTTCGACCTTTAAATTCTTCTTATATAGTGTTGATTGGTTGTGAGGTGACATGTTTTGCTTCATTTTCTTAGTttcatgtttaaattttttggtttttgtcaaCAGTTTACACCGTTTGGTTATTCTAAGGAACAAGTCGTTGCTGCATTCAGAGAGGTTTCAGATGGATCTGGGGACAAGGATCCATCAACTCTCTGGCTCTCTGTAATGTGCCATCTTCGTCAAGCAGAGGTTTATAATTCCTGTCCGGACTCtcgaaataaaagaaaagattcaGGAGGACCTTCTGGAGCACAAACTCGTACGGTCTTTATCAAGAATATGATAAAATATGCTTAGTGCTTAGTGCTGTGTTTGTGAAAAGTTTATGTTTCATCTTATGAAGTATTACCTACAAATACAGGTCAAGTTGATCTTGAGGGATCTCTTGCTAAGAAGTTTCGCTCTTGCAACGATGGATTCACCTTAAATCCATGTTCATCCAGTTCAAGTCATGCGGTGAAAGCCTGCTCATCTTCTGTATGTAACCATTTGAGTTCAATAATCAGtagattgttatatttttttaatgatcagCAGCAACTGGATTGCTAATCAGCTTTAACTGTTCCTTATTGTGTCCTGGTTACAAAGTTGGTATCAGATAGAACCAAAGGGATAACAAATTTTCCACGCCTCCCTCCTCTTAGATGTGAAGAAACGTTTGAGGAGGCATATGATGTGATCTTGATACTGGATGATCGAGAAAAGTTCGCCACTAAGGGGTTTGTGGAACATTTAATCTTGCTCTACTCTTATCTTTTAGTTGTGGTTTGGTTTCTTATGGTTTGGTTATGAGAGTGTGACAATAGTCTATATACGTTTCTTATGGTTTCACAGATCACGGTCCAGGAATATAGTTGATAACATATGCTCTGAATTCAATATCAAGATTGAGGTTTGCATTTGATTCTTTGAATAGATGTCAACAGGTTCGAAATTACACAAATTAACAGGACAAGTGGTGTAGGTTAGACGATTACCAGTCGGGGATTGTATCTGGATTGCTCGGCATAAGTACCTTGAGGATGAGTATGTTCTGGATTTTATTGCCGAGAGGAAGAATGTTGATGATATGCGCTCATCAATTAGAGATAATCGCTACAGGGACCAAAAACTCAGACTTCAGGTGTGTGTATTCTCAACTCCTTAGTTTCTGACTTGCTCCATCATTCATTGATGGTTgtctctcattttcttctttaactGCAAATTTAAATAGAGATCAGGATTCAAGAAGCTGATATACATTCTTGAAGGAGATCCAAACCATTCTGATGCAGCAGAAAGCATTAAAACGGCGTAAgaaatttatttgatgtttcagaaaatataaattggtTGTGCATTTTTGTTTGAGATCTGGAACCATACTTATCTTCATCTATGTATGCTTCTAGTTGTTTCACGACAGAGATTCTGGAGGGATTTGATGTTGTGAGGACACAAGGGCTGGGTGAGACGCTAAGAAAATACGGTTACCTCACTAAATCAATATATCAGTACTACAAGTTACGGGTGAATGATAATGACAAGAGCAAAGTGGCGGCCTCGTGTCCTTCTTTTGATAGTTTTGTCAAAAGGTGTCAAGACCTTGATAAAATGACAATCAGCGACGTATTTGCCATTCAGCTTATGCAGGTACTGAGTCTGGCTATGCATTTTTCGGTTCTTATATGTGAATGGTTCTGCGAATCCATTTCGATTGATAAGTATTTGGTGCAGATCCCGCAGGTAACTGAGGAAATTGCCATGGCTGTTCTTGATATGTACCCAACACTTATATCTCTTGCTTCTGCCTATTCTCATCTAGTAAGACCTTTTTGCCGTTGCTTGAGATCTCGAAATCTTGTACTTCTTTAAGAAACTGATGACTTGAACTAAACAATCTTTGCATTGTTTTGAAGGAAGGGGATGTCTTTGAGCAAGAAGAGATGTTGAGAAATCGAAGCTACAATGTAATATGTGCATCAGCTAGTAAGAATATATTCAAGTTAGTTTGGGGTGAATGACTTCGCTTCTCTAGTGTTTGTCCCTTTGACTTTgtctagagagagagatctgaaacTTATCTTGTagtgcctatatatatataagcgaTGTGTCTTTTAGATTTTGGACAGTGGTTTATAGAACCACTTGTGCTTGTAACCAAAACTTAGGCTCACCACAAATTTATAACTGTTAGCTGAAGCCAAGGGATTGACCGGCTATGCTTTAAAGATATACATTCATTAATTGAGTTTCAAAACATAATCATTCTTTATCACCACATCGATAGGATGCTTTATGATTTTAAGATTCTCGGGCACAATCCAAGGTTTAGGGGTGGTAAAAAACCAAACTCCCTGCGTTTGAAACTGAACCAACTTGAACGGTATAGAAGTTTTTTGGAATTACTCGACCAAAATCAAAGCCAACCCTGAATATGATCTTACTCTGCTCATCAGATGATCGGTTCGAGATCATGACCAGTTTTTTTTAGGGATGGCCTAGTCACTGTTTTATTTCATACAAAAGATACAGTTTTTACAGATATACAAATTATCCAACGATGATCTAATATCGTCGCATCCTCAGAGAGCTTCAACGTTACGGATCATCTCCGTATATGGGAAGGGCTCATAAGGCTCCATGAAATTGATATAGGCTTCAATGAGGTGAGGATCAGATCGACAGAGATGTTTTGGCTGTTGAGGCTTCTCGTCTTTGTGAACTGTCTCATGATCAGTTGTGTGATCAGGACTAGTAAGACGAACACGTGCCTGACAAGCCGAAGAACAGAACAGGAGCAAAAGGATAATGATAATGGTtgctaaaattttaatttgtgtttgaatcccctaaaatcctaaatttttgttatttttaatttgtggttgtgattatttctatttctttatgttttgaCACCattacataaataatttaatacatttttttgtttatttgacccttaaatactaattttatcTTGAGATTTCCTTTTTAATGATATgttacaattttattcattttaaaaaaaaagagatttattttcatttatattttttatcatggtaacaaaaatatttctagATCATTAAATATAGTGCATGGAGCTGCATGAAAACACTTATACGAAAGAGATTAGTGGTCACCAGtgtaaaaataccaaaaattgttATGGTACctattcaattttatatatatctctgccaaaaattttatatataaaactcttatttattaTCATGTAAGCCATGGAGTTGTCCCTCCTTCCAGTCTGCAAGCTATACATTGGACCACCTAGGACGGCTCCGAGCATGAAACAATTCCAGGACACTTATTCTCTAATTTGGATTTGATCGAGTCAATCACATCAAAACATTACTCTATtataaagctaaaaaaacaatgaccaagactatattataatacataggtTCTGAATATATATTCGTAGTCAAGATTGATAGAGTCTGAATCTAAGCTAAATTGATTCTTCTAAGATTTAACAACATCAGATCAAAGAATTAACAACATCAGATATAAATTCTAACAACATCAGATCAAAGAACACAAGTCTCCAATTGGCCAACCCAAACATAGAATTTCATTATGGCCAAGATTGAGAGATTACGGATAGATTCTAACAAAATTAGATTAAGTAACAGCATCCAACGAATACTGAAGGCCAAGATTACCTTGATGGTTTTCAGATCCACAATTACACTTGTGAAATAAACCAATCTAGATGCGCATGATGTGCACATGTGACCACATGATTAAGTATATCATAtttgaaaacataaattatgGCAATAAAACCATATGTAAGCGTATCATTTTTGTAgtatattaatgttttgttttgttgaagctATATATTGCGATAACAAGTaggaaaaaacaacaacataataaataataaacaattcAATCATGTCAAAATGCAAACACGAAAACAAATTCTCACTATCTTTCTactattttggaaaaaaaatcaatggctCATAGCCTCATACTAAACGGATCATTAAAGAGTAAACTAGCCTTCTCAATTTACATATACTTTAAACATAACCTGTCAAGTGAGCCTAACTAACTAACTAAGCCTCTATTACAAGTTCAAGTGgttcttaaataatttttttttttgaaactactATATAAGAGCAAGCTAGGATACCCTTTATTAAAGTAGCGAGGAAacaaattttggagaaaaaaaaaagagaggaagaggttCTTAAATAAGGAATCCATGATATACTTGCTAATAAGAAGTTCACACTTGTCATTTTACTacattgatttgattttttccaataattgtaaatttaatttaagCAATTGAATTCTATTaaactataatttaatttattgataagaTTCTCCCATGAGTTTTTAATTCATGAAAGTGCTCTAAAGAATAAGGTTCTTGCCCATTAGTACACAACAGGGAAACCATCAAAGCACAtttgtttacaaatattttgcaGCTAATCTTGCAGCAATTAACGGGCTTTAGGTTGGTGCAACACTCTTCTGCGTTTTGCTCCCCAAGACGCAACCAAATGGTTTGGTTCTTTCCTCTTTGTCCCAAGATTACCTTGACAGTTATAAGACCCACAATTACACTTTACTTCAGGCCCAAACTGCACAAATCTGCCATTAAACAAAGAGAATCAATTATATCAGTATCTCAGATTCCTTAATCTAATTATAACcaaagaaaagtgaagaagaaagaaatggtcCAGAAGTTGACCTGTAGTCATAAGTAAGTGGCTCTCCTGCTTCTATTTGACGAGCTGCAAAGACACTTACACGCTCACTTTCAACTTGCCTGTTTAAAATATCCACACATTTTACAAGAATTAAACTTAACTCACTCTCTATTACTCAGCATAATCGACATATTTATATTCTTTACCACTTCTCCAATACACAATTTGGGTTGCAGCTGTGATTCAGAAACCGAGAGGTTTTCCCTTTGAAGGTGGCATCAATCGTGAAGTCTTTATGATTCTCACACATGTAAAACTCATTAATGCCTTTGTTCTTCATATCCCAAAGCCTTTGCTCACATTGAGCATCACTGATCACTGTGGATAGAGTGAGATTAATCACTAGATACATTGTCCCTTTCCACCACAACCTAAGGCTGAATTACAAAATCAAGATAATTTACCTTCACCAATGTATTCGACAATAAAGTATTTTTGTTGATTGGTCTGCTGCCTCTACTCCCCAACCGCAATGTTCAGTCTGTAGAAACAATAACATGACAAGTCAAGATTACAGCATTCACCACTTAAGTCTACAGTACTCTCAgcgcacaaaaaaaaaagataattgcCCTCACATGCAGCACAACAAACCCTTAAACCCCTCTAAGCCACTATATAGAAGACCATAAACAACTTCTCTTTAACCAAAAACTCAAAGCTACACTCACTAGATTCAAACCAAAATGGCGATAGATTCtcgtgttttgattttggtcaGACAATGATCCTTGTAATCTCAGGAACACTACTAGTTCCAGGGCATGGAACGTGCCAAGGAGACATAGAAGGTCTGATGAAGGAATGCGCGGTCTACATGCAGCGACCAAGCCC from the Camelina sativa cultivar DH55 chromosome 12, Cs, whole genome shotgun sequence genome contains:
- the LOC104730213 gene encoding crossover junction endonuclease MUS81-like isoform X2 — its product is MDDERRAVRCPENQGLAAYVLQKKQEHADKPKGLSENLERTFVKAYRNVCDAKDPINTLKDLSQIKGFGKWMVKLMKGYFDAGAEGSEQEDLPDNHAGKKANGKKRYIPQRNSVAYALLITLHRRTTNGKEFMRKQELIDAADASGLSHAPVGPEKGKGKAGIGNSKREWYSGWSCMTTLIQKGLVVKSSNPAKYMLTVEGREVAKECIVRSGLPNSVDILSDDEMDPAPQAKKTPNQNPTCSFTLTEEQLYADPRSRAQAAIPNDILEKFTPFGYSKEQVVAAFREVSDGSGDKDPSTLWLSVMCHLRQAEVYNSCPDSRNKRKDSGGPSGAQTRQVDLEGSLAKKFRSCNDGFTLNPCSSSSSHAVKACSSSLVSDRTKGITNFPRLPPLRCEETFEEAYDVILILDDREKFATKGSRSRNIVDNICSEFNIKIEVRRLPVGDCIWIARHKYLEDEYVLDFIAERKNVDDMRSSIRDNRYRDQKLRLQRSGFKKLIYILEGDPNHSDAAESIKTACFTTEILEGFDVVRTQGLGETLRKYGYLTKSIYQYYKLRVNDNDKSKVAASCPSFDSFVKRCQDLDKMTISDVFAIQLMQIPQVTEEIAMAVLDMYPTLISLASAYSHLEGDVFEQEEMLRNRSYNVICASASKNIFKLVWGE
- the LOC104730213 gene encoding crossover junction endonuclease MUS81-like isoform X1 encodes the protein MDDERRAVRCPENQGLAAYVLQKKQEHADKPKGLSENLERTFVKAYRNVCDAKDPINTLKDLSQIKGFGKWMVKLMKGYFDAGAEGSEQEDLPDNHAGKKANGKKRYIPQRNSVAYALLITLHRRTTNGKEFMRKQELIDAADASGLSHAPVGPEKGKGKAGIGNSKREWYSGWSCMTTLIQKGLVVKSSNPAKYMLTVEGREVAKECIVRSGLPNSVDILSDDEMDPAPQAKKTPNQNPTCSFTLTEEQLYADPRSRAQAAIPNDILEKFTPFGYSKEQVVAAFREVSDGSGDKDPSTLWLSVMCHLRQAEVYNSCPDSRNKRKDSGGPSGAQTRQVDLEGSLAKKFRSCNDGFTLNPCSSSSSHAVKACSSSLVSDRTKGITNFPRLPPLRCEETFEEAYDVILILDDREKFATKGSRSRNIVDNICSEFNIKIEVRRLPVGDCIWIARHKYLEDEYVLDFIAERKNVDDMRSSIRDNRYRDQKLRLQRSGFKKLIYILEGDPNHSDAAESIKTACFTTEILEGFDVVRTQGLGETLRKYGYLTKSIYQYYKLRVNDNDKSKVAASCPSFDSFVKRCQDLDKMTISDVFAIQLMQVLSLAMHFSVLICEWFCESISIDKYLVQIPQVTEEIAMAVLDMYPTLISLASAYSHLEGDVFEQEEMLRNRSYNVICASASKNIFKLVWGE
- the LOC104730211 gene encoding uncharacterized protein LOC104730211, with product MAIGSRVLICLTMILVISGTLLVPGHGTCQGDIEGLMKECAVYVQRPGAMVNPSAACCRVVKRSDISCACGRITASVLKMIDMDKVVHVSAFCGKPLAHGTKCGSYVVP